One segment of Microcoleus sp. AS-A8 DNA contains the following:
- a CDS encoding 3'(2'),5'-bisphosphate nucleotidase, translated as MLYEREKQVAIAAVVTAGKLCEQVRREQGSLAIAKPDRTPVTVADFSAQAIICQALGEAFPNDPVIGEEDSTLLRTQTDQLARVTQYVQAYLPSATPESVATWIDRGNAQVKSRYWTLDPIDGTKGYIRGDQYAIALALVEAGELKLGLLGCPALPVDLTQPDGERGVLFVAVRGQGATMIPLAGGAPRPLRVTDASEESLRRLAKSIVSEHSNPTLQEAVVQAIGLTAPPWQLDSQAKYGVVARGEAALYLRLPFPITSEKRQNTWDHAAGVIMVEEAGGRVTDMYGQPLDFSFGAKLVNNQGIIASNGLIHEAVLAAVAKMAKES; from the coding sequence ATGTTGTACGAGCGAGAGAAACAGGTAGCCATAGCAGCCGTGGTGACGGCTGGCAAGTTATGTGAACAAGTGCGTCGAGAACAAGGCTCGTTAGCAATCGCCAAACCGGATCGCACTCCTGTAACTGTGGCTGACTTCAGCGCCCAAGCGATAATTTGTCAAGCCCTAGGAGAAGCGTTTCCCAATGACCCCGTGATTGGTGAAGAAGATTCCACCTTGTTGCGAACCCAAACCGATCAGTTGGCACGGGTGACCCAATACGTTCAGGCTTACCTACCCAGTGCGACGCCTGAGTCCGTTGCGACTTGGATTGATCGAGGGAATGCTCAAGTCAAATCTCGATACTGGACTTTAGACCCCATTGATGGCACAAAAGGATATATCCGAGGTGACCAATATGCGATCGCCTTAGCGCTGGTTGAGGCGGGTGAGTTAAAACTCGGTCTTTTAGGTTGCCCTGCTTTACCCGTTGATTTGACCCAACCGGATGGAGAACGGGGTGTTCTGTTTGTAGCCGTGCGGGGTCAGGGAGCCACGATGATTCCCTTAGCCGGAGGTGCGCCACGTCCGCTTCGCGTTACCGACGCTTCGGAGGAGAGTTTACGCCGATTAGCCAAGAGTATTGTATCGGAGCATAGTAATCCCACGTTACAAGAAGCGGTGGTGCAAGCTATAGGACTGACGGCTCCCCCGTGGCAGCTCGATTCTCAAGCAAAATATGGTGTAGTCGCACGAGGTGAAGCGGCTCTCTATCTCCGTCTACCTTTTCCGATTACTTCAGAAAAACGGCAAAATACTTGGGATCATGCCGCCGGAGTGATTATGGTCGAAGAAGCGGGGGGACGGGTAACGGATATGTATGGTCAGCCTTTAGATTTTTCCTTCGGAGCCAAGCTGGTGAATAATCAGGGAATTATAGCCAGTAATGGGTTGATTCATGAGGCTGTATTGGCAGCCGTGGCGAAGATGGCAAAGGAATCCTAG
- a CDS encoding cupin domain-containing protein, with the protein MAILRLEDGTTYTELDDLDRELAPLNVQLNRWPIGDNPEIHALLAKDALSDEQKEQVLQALDKYFEQLKISAGYQSRDLVVLHPQVPNLDTLLSKFDRCHYHADDEVRYIVAGEGVFGFVRPDGSQVEVTVQPEEYINVPANTEHWFYLTSSRRIKAVRYFTTTEGWVPEYTDSDIKFRTAAVV; encoded by the coding sequence GTGGCAATTTTGCGACTGGAAGATGGGACAACCTACACTGAGCTGGATGATCTTGACCGGGAATTGGCTCCTCTGAATGTTCAGCTCAATCGATGGCCGATCGGGGATAATCCAGAAATTCACGCCTTACTCGCGAAAGACGCATTGAGCGATGAACAGAAGGAACAGGTACTCCAAGCACTGGATAAGTACTTTGAACAACTCAAAATTTCGGCTGGCTATCAATCCCGTGACTTAGTGGTGCTGCATCCACAAGTACCGAATCTCGACACCCTCCTGTCCAAATTCGACCGTTGTCATTACCACGCTGATGACGAAGTTCGCTATATCGTTGCAGGTGAGGGCGTCTTTGGCTTTGTGCGTCCGGATGGTAGCCAGGTGGAAGTGACGGTGCAACCGGAAGAATACATCAATGTTCCCGCCAACACGGAACACTGGTTTTATCTGACTTCATCACGACGGATTAAAGCGGTACGTTACTTCACCACGACTGAAGGTTGGGTTCCAGAGTACACGGATAGCGACATTAAATTCCGCACTGCCGCCGTTGTTTGA
- the thiC gene encoding phosphomethylpyrimidine synthase → MRTEWIAKRRGQSNVSQMHYARQGVITEEMHYVAQRENLPPELIRDEVARGRMIIPANINHTNLEPMAIGIASKCKVNANIGASPNSSNLDEEVDKLKLAVKYGADTVMDLSTGGGNLDEIRTAIIKASPVPIGTVPVYQALESVHGTIENLTADDFLHIIEKHAQQGVDYQTIHAGILIEHLPLVRNRITGIVSRGGGILARWMLHHHKQNPLYTHFNDIIEIFKKYDVSFSLGDSLRPGCTHDASDEAQLAELKTLGQLTRKAWEHDVQVMVEGPGHVPMDQIEFNVKKQMEECSEAPFYVLGPLVTDIAPGYDHITSAIGAAMAGWYGTAMLCYVTPKEHLGLPDAEDVRNGLIAYKIAAHAADIARRRPGARDRDDELSKARYNFDWNRQFELSLDPERAREYHDETLPADIYKTAEFCSMCGPKFCPMQTKVDADALTELEKFLAKEPVQQS, encoded by the coding sequence ATGCGGACAGAATGGATCGCCAAGCGGCGTGGGCAGAGTAATGTTTCACAAATGCACTATGCCCGCCAGGGTGTTATTACTGAAGAAATGCACTACGTTGCTCAACGGGAAAACCTCCCACCTGAGCTGATTCGAGACGAGGTGGCACGGGGGCGGATGATTATTCCTGCCAACATCAACCACACCAATCTAGAGCCAATGGCAATTGGCATTGCCTCAAAGTGTAAGGTGAATGCCAATATCGGCGCTTCCCCCAACTCCTCCAATCTCGATGAAGAAGTCGATAAGCTGAAGCTGGCGGTAAAATACGGTGCCGATACCGTCATGGACTTATCCACTGGTGGTGGTAATTTGGATGAAATCCGCACCGCTATCATCAAGGCTTCACCCGTCCCCATCGGCACAGTGCCAGTTTACCAAGCCTTAGAAAGCGTCCACGGCACGATTGAAAACCTCACTGCCGATGACTTTCTCCACATCATTGAGAAACACGCCCAGCAAGGCGTGGATTATCAAACCATCCATGCCGGGATTTTAATTGAGCATTTGCCCTTAGTCAGAAACCGCATCACCGGGATTGTCTCTCGTGGTGGCGGTATTCTCGCACGGTGGATGCTGCATCACCACAAGCAAAATCCCCTCTACACCCACTTCAACGACATCATCGAAATCTTCAAAAAATATGATGTCTCGTTCAGTTTAGGGGATTCCCTGCGTCCCGGTTGTACCCACGATGCCTCTGACGAAGCTCAACTCGCTGAACTCAAAACCCTCGGACAACTAACCCGTAAAGCCTGGGAACATGACGTACAGGTGATGGTGGAAGGGCCAGGGCATGTGCCAATGGATCAAATTGAGTTTAATGTCAAGAAGCAAATGGAAGAGTGTTCAGAAGCACCCTTCTATGTGTTGGGGCCATTAGTAACCGATATTGCCCCCGGTTATGACCACATTACCTCAGCGATTGGTGCGGCGATGGCGGGGTGGTACGGTACGGCAATGTTGTGTTACGTGACACCCAAGGAACATTTAGGGTTACCCGATGCCGAGGATGTGCGAAATGGGTTGATTGCCTACAAGATTGCGGCACATGCTGCCGACATTGCACGGCGTCGTCCGGGCGCACGCGATCGCGACGACGAACTCTCCAAAGCGCGGTACAATTTCGACTGGAACCGTCAGTTTGAACTTTCCCTCGACCCCGAACGCGCACGAGAATATCACGACGAAACCCTCCCCGCTGACATCTACAAAACGGCTGAATTCTGCTCGATGTGTGGGCCTAAATTCTGCCCGATGCAGACGAAAGTGGATGCTGATGCTTTAACAGAATTAGAGAAGTTTCTAGCTAAAGAACCAGTTCAGCAAAGCTAG
- a CDS encoding TdeIII family type II restriction endonuclease: MDAQLKAELKQSIEASIRRFFQRKKVKVTHVLDLIFPVERRIRSLIGGLETSLGTTVWEPVAKVLAKANDFTIEDRKLLMPEPFPQVLSEAIDKLRRLRESKSTWISMDECVEQMRNAAQRIDRSNLSYIAPPAGKGVDVYLSKDGREYVFDIKTVQPNQGDGLKFNSQLLEWYAYRLCQDPSANFEARIAFPFNPYSDDWWNHQGKRAYPLEKGKDAWVQDEFWDFCSGHSNTWVDILHVFEQLGQENFGEQFNDIFYPR, translated from the coding sequence ATGGATGCACAGTTGAAAGCAGAACTCAAGCAGAGCATTGAAGCTTCTATCCGAAGATTTTTTCAACGCAAGAAGGTCAAGGTTACTCATGTACTTGACCTTATTTTCCCTGTAGAACGGCGAATCCGATCTCTAATAGGGGGCTTAGAAACTAGCCTGGGTACTACTGTCTGGGAACCAGTCGCAAAAGTTTTAGCGAAAGCCAATGATTTCACAATTGAAGACAGGAAGCTTTTGATGCCAGAACCTTTTCCACAAGTCTTATCTGAAGCAATCGATAAGTTAAGACGGCTTCGCGAAAGTAAGTCTACATGGATATCAATGGATGAGTGTGTCGAACAGATGAGAAATGCAGCACAGAGAATTGATAGAAGTAATTTAAGCTATATAGCTCCACCAGCGGGCAAGGGGGTAGATGTCTATCTATCTAAAGATGGAAGAGAATATGTTTTCGACATAAAAACTGTCCAACCCAATCAAGGTGACGGACTAAAATTCAACTCACAGCTTCTTGAGTGGTATGCTTACAGGCTGTGCCAAGATCCCTCTGCAAATTTTGAAGCTCGTATAGCTTTTCCGTTCAATCCATACTCAGATGATTGGTGGAATCATCAAGGCAAAAGAGCCTATCCACTTGAGAAAGGAAAAGATGCGTGGGTTCAAGATGAATTCTGGGACTTTTGCTCAGGTCACAGTAATACTTGGGTTGATATATTACATGTTTTTGAGCAACTGGGGCAAGAAAATTTTGGCGAGCAATTTAACGATATTTTTTACCCCAGGTAA
- a CDS encoding DNA cytosine methyltransferase, whose product MYQQLDLFELPYADQKVKAPITTTATVIELFAGAGGLALGLEKAGLKAKALIEIDKDAVATLRHNRPDWNVIHADVSKVSFEGMSADVVTGGFPCQAFSYAGKGLGFEDTRGTLFYEFARCIKEIQPKLFLAENVRGLISHQNGKTLKTVLSVLGSLGYNVQYRLLNAVNYDVPQKRERIIIIGTRPGIRFQYPAPSPKILTLRDALKDVPPSEGMKYSPKRAKVLALVPPGGCWRDLPEDIQKSFMMKSYYLTGGRTGMARRISWDEPSLTLTTSPSQKQTERCHPDETRPFTVREYARIQTFPDDWEFIGGVGSKYKQIGNAVPVNFANHLGRSIVNALLSGSHEDYLG is encoded by the coding sequence ATGTACCAGCAGCTAGATTTGTTTGAACTGCCCTACGCAGATCAAAAGGTTAAAGCACCAATTACTACGACAGCAACTGTCATTGAGCTATTTGCAGGGGCTGGTGGTTTAGCACTTGGACTGGAAAAAGCTGGCTTAAAAGCTAAAGCACTCATCGAAATTGATAAAGATGCTGTAGCGACGCTTCGACATAACCGTCCAGATTGGAATGTGATTCATGCTGATGTTTCTAAAGTATCTTTTGAAGGCATGAGTGCAGATGTTGTGACGGGAGGTTTTCCTTGCCAAGCCTTCAGTTATGCAGGTAAGGGTTTAGGATTTGAAGACACCCGTGGTACTTTATTTTATGAGTTTGCCCGTTGTATTAAAGAGATACAACCTAAACTTTTTTTAGCGGAAAATGTAAGAGGTTTAATCAGTCATCAAAACGGTAAAACTCTCAAAACCGTTCTATCTGTCCTGGGATCTCTAGGTTATAACGTTCAGTATCGTTTACTGAATGCCGTTAATTATGACGTTCCACAGAAGCGAGAAAGAATCATTATTATTGGTACTCGCCCAGGTATTCGTTTTCAGTATCCTGCACCCTCTCCAAAGATTCTTACTTTAAGAGATGCCCTAAAAGATGTTCCACCTTCTGAGGGAATGAAATATAGCCCTAAGAGAGCCAAAGTTTTAGCTTTAGTTCCACCCGGTGGTTGTTGGCGAGATTTGCCAGAAGATATCCAAAAAAGCTTCATGATGAAAAGCTATTATCTCACAGGTGGGCGAACAGGTATGGCACGTCGAATCTCTTGGGATGAGCCAAGCCTAACTCTTACTACTTCACCGTCACAAAAACAAACGGAGCGTTGTCATCCCGATGAAACTAGACCGTTTACAGTAAGAGAGTATGCCAGAATTCAAACATTTCCTGATGATTGGGAATTCATAGGTGGTGTAGGCTCTAAGTATAAGCAAATTGGCAATGCCGTTCCTGTGAATTTTGCTAATCATCTGGGACGTTCTATAGTTAATGCTCTACTCAGTGGCTCACATGAAGATTACCTGGGGTAA
- a CDS encoding Uma2 family endonuclease produces MNPQLLDKPARQPTEEKLVTLYGITWEKFKAIEAQLNDNRDVKLSYLSGVLEIRSPIGEEHEDIKSTLGLLLEAYMREKRIRFYKRGGFTLESPGYASGTPDDSYSIGSKKDVPDIVIEIIVTSGTITIRELFKPMKVPEIWFWKSNQLKVFRLKEGDYEEVSRSTFFPDLDLALLLRYLGQPDQYDAVQEFEAVIRGEGG; encoded by the coding sequence ATGAATCCCCAACTTTTAGATAAACCCGCCCGTCAGCCAACTGAGGAAAAACTTGTGACTCTGTATGGTATCACCTGGGAAAAGTTTAAAGCGATAGAAGCACAGCTAAACGACAACCGAGATGTCAAACTGTCATATTTATCAGGGGTGTTAGAAATTAGGTCACCCATTGGTGAAGAACATGAGGATATCAAAAGTACTCTTGGTTTGCTGTTAGAAGCTTACATGAGAGAAAAGCGTATCCGATTTTACAAGCGTGGTGGATTCACTCTAGAATCACCTGGGTATGCCTCCGGTACACCTGATGATTCTTACAGTATTGGCAGTAAGAAAGATGTTCCTGATATTGTTATTGAAATCATCGTCACCAGTGGGACTATCACTATACGAGAACTATTTAAGCCGATGAAAGTTCCTGAAATTTGGTTCTGGAAGTCTAATCAGCTAAAAGTTTTCCGCTTGAAAGAGGGAGATTATGAAGAGGTTTCCCGGAGTACCTTTTTTCCAGATTTAGATTTAGCTTTGTTACTGCGTTATCTTGGACAGCCTGATCAGTACGATGCCGTGCAGGAGTTTGAAGCTGTGATTCGGGGTGAGGGAGGTTGA
- a CDS encoding M15 family metallopeptidase: MVISFILGLVSALLTSFSLSLKSEALSIATNNTLISTPTQAESVSESELSLPLITSPQQVAQAPLPYDARLIDIRKVNSKIALDIRYATTNNFLKRKLYPTARCVLRGAAARRLSQVQQDLEKKGLGLKVYDCYRPLSVQKLMWQVKPDSRYVANPKNGSRHNRGAAVDLTLVDRNGKELEMPTGFDDFTVKAHRNYAGASAQAKKNRKVLEDAMKKYGFIPLPTEWWHFDAPGWDKFVILDVSFGAIP, encoded by the coding sequence ATGGTAATAAGCTTCATACTAGGCTTAGTTAGCGCTTTATTAACTTCATTTAGCCTGAGTCTTAAGTCTGAGGCTTTATCCATTGCTACAAATAATACTCTCATAAGCACACCGACTCAGGCAGAGAGTGTGAGTGAATCAGAGTTATCCTTACCTCTGATCACTTCACCTCAGCAGGTTGCTCAAGCTCCTCTTCCTTATGATGCACGACTCATTGATATTCGCAAAGTTAATTCTAAGATTGCTCTCGATATTCGCTATGCAACGACCAATAATTTTTTGAAGCGCAAATTGTACCCAACGGCAAGATGTGTGCTTAGAGGTGCAGCGGCAAGAAGACTCTCACAAGTTCAACAAGATTTGGAAAAAAAAGGATTGGGACTGAAGGTTTATGACTGTTATAGACCTCTTTCGGTGCAAAAATTAATGTGGCAAGTTAAGCCTGATTCTCGCTATGTGGCGAATCCCAAGAATGGCTCTCGGCATAATCGCGGAGCTGCTGTTGATCTAACGCTAGTTGATCGGAATGGCAAAGAATTAGAAATGCCAACTGGCTTTGATGATTTTACAGTGAAAGCGCACAGAAATTACGCAGGTGCAAGCGCTCAAGCGAAGAAAAATCGTAAGGTGCTTGAGGATGCAATGAAAAAATATGGGTTTATACCTTTACCGACAGAATGGTGGCATTTTGATGCACCCGGTTGGGATAAGTTTGTGATTCTCGATGTGTCCTTTGGAGCCATTCCTTAA
- a CDS encoding dienelactone hydrolase, with the protein MNVRSLFRAATVEDASSPYNTIHLKVFYPIQMSDSDQEQNLGIVPADSQHSPFKVVIFFNGINCGSELYQWLAVKLASRGLVVVTFSWVAENLPGMVALTPGVDIKMLAPHLYGTGPTASALPTLIAALEQLQVEGILAGLLDLNHIILGGHSAGGRVAIESANERFFPQVVAAFAYGAHTAATVQLGYEPGTILPLPDSLPLLLIGGTCDGVIYNSSHRYGLMWEQPQTPVIRTFREALAGGRGDSYLLLLEGANHFSVAHPIDATTGTVFLDFPASKPEEQLRNLMAQAIGLFIDAHVRSQATAIVTLNQLLTSNNSLIASFDRK; encoded by the coding sequence ATGAACGTTCGATCACTTTTCCGAGCTGCTACAGTTGAAGATGCTTCTTCCCCCTACAACACTATTCACCTCAAGGTTTTCTACCCAATCCAGATGTCAGACAGCGACCAAGAACAGAATCTGGGTATTGTTCCTGCTGATTCTCAACACTCGCCATTCAAGGTCGTCATTTTTTTCAACGGTATTAACTGTGGTTCTGAACTGTATCAATGGCTGGCTGTTAAATTGGCTTCGCGTGGGCTTGTGGTCGTTACGTTTTCCTGGGTTGCAGAAAATTTACCTGGGATGGTGGCTCTCACTCCAGGGGTTGACATTAAGATGTTGGCTCCACACCTCTATGGCACAGGACCGACAGCCTCCGCGTTACCAACCCTGATAGCAGCATTAGAGCAATTACAAGTTGAAGGGATTTTAGCTGGCTTGCTCGACTTAAACCACATTATTCTAGGTGGACATTCTGCGGGAGGTAGAGTCGCAATTGAAAGTGCAAACGAACGTTTTTTCCCACAAGTTGTAGCCGCTTTTGCCTATGGCGCACATACAGCAGCGACTGTACAGCTCGGATATGAACCAGGCACAATCTTACCCTTGCCTGATTCTTTGCCATTACTACTCATTGGAGGAACCTGCGATGGAGTTATTTATAATAGCAGCCATCGTTATGGACTGATGTGGGAACAACCTCAAACTCCAGTTATCCGTACCTTTCGGGAAGCACTCGCGGGTGGCAGAGGTGATAGTTATCTGCTCCTTCTGGAAGGAGCGAATCATTTTTCTGTTGCCCATCCAATTGATGCCACCACGGGTACCGTATTTTTAGACTTTCCAGCTAGCAAACCAGAAGAACAACTGCGAAATTTAATGGCCCAAGCGATTGGTTTATTCATTGATGCTCATGTTCGTTCCCAGGCAACCGCCATCGTTACTTTAAATCAACTATTAACCTCTAACAATTCTTTGATTGCATCATTTGATCGAAAGTAG
- a CDS encoding tetratricopeptide repeat protein, with translation MQRTLYDQRLNPTFRESHKSGKSHQDYYVRAVAKALEKDYQGAVADYTEAIELNPHFVEAYIKRGATLYKMGDARGALKDCSQALRINPNSSGAYYYQGRARYKLGYTQAAIEAYTQAIAKEPDFAQAYYHRGLANNDLKELANAAEDLKKAAKLFHEQGDRNGYRLAQDTLRSITGNSVKLKKSSQKNPIRWVKTVLDDTLRAFLSLALNPAGGMLPGMLYLDKPRAMAVGIMFEAIANLSFLGGAYLGWREQFNSSLFELFLVGLVPFVTLILLVGIARLIGRCRGSLAGDIFLAGASLLPAGFLALASGISPLLGSQIMLILTVFFSCYTILMLYSGCTQIANLSEKAAALLVPMLLLASGWLSYFAFTAIQP, from the coding sequence GTGCAGCGAACTCTGTACGACCAAAGATTAAACCCAACCTTCAGGGAATCTCATAAATCGGGGAAGAGTCATCAAGATTACTATGTTCGGGCTGTCGCCAAAGCTCTAGAGAAAGATTATCAAGGGGCGGTGGCGGATTATACGGAAGCGATTGAACTCAATCCTCACTTTGTCGAAGCTTACATCAAGCGGGGTGCAACACTTTACAAAATGGGCGATGCGCGGGGGGCGCTGAAAGATTGTAGTCAGGCACTCCGCATTAATCCTAACTCCTCTGGCGCTTACTATTACCAGGGCAGAGCGCGTTACAAATTGGGGTATACTCAGGCCGCGATTGAAGCGTATACTCAGGCGATCGCTAAAGAACCCGATTTTGCTCAAGCTTACTACCATCGAGGTCTAGCCAACAACGATCTCAAGGAATTAGCTAACGCGGCTGAAGATTTGAAAAAAGCCGCAAAACTTTTTCACGAGCAAGGGGATAGGAATGGCTACAGGCTGGCACAGGACACCTTGAGGTCGATCACCGGGAATTCAGTGAAACTGAAAAAATCTTCCCAGAAAAACCCAATCCGGTGGGTGAAGACAGTCTTGGATGATACACTCAGAGCCTTTCTCTCTCTAGCACTGAATCCGGCGGGAGGAATGCTGCCAGGGATGCTGTATCTGGACAAGCCACGGGCGATGGCTGTGGGAATTATGTTTGAGGCGATCGCTAATTTATCTTTTCTGGGTGGCGCTTATTTAGGATGGCGTGAGCAATTTAACTCTTCCCTATTCGAGTTATTTCTTGTCGGCTTGGTGCCCTTTGTCACGCTGATACTGCTCGTTGGAATTGCCCGTTTAATCGGTCGTTGTCGCGGTAGCTTGGCAGGGGATATCTTTCTTGCAGGTGCTTCTCTTTTACCTGCCGGGTTTCTAGCACTTGCCAGTGGAATCTCTCCCCTTTTGGGTAGCCAGATTATGTTAATACTCACCGTATTCTTCAGTTGCTACACCATTCTTATGCTTTACAGTGGTTGTACTCAAATTGCTAATTTATCCGAGAAAGCGGCGGCGCTATTAGTTCCGATGTTGTTGCTGGCGAGTGGCTGGCTTTCCTATTTTGCTTTTACTGCAATACAGCCTTAA
- a CDS encoding helix-turn-helix transcriptional regulator, with protein MTQGGSSIAKMVDDKNLNFNPNVPTWKQVRERLGMTQEEFAQAVGLSRNTIGRYERGEHHRLTLSASQIKRLVELMEQAGISIKDLPDDIE; from the coding sequence ATGACCCAGGGTGGGTCATCAATAGCTAAAATGGTAGACGATAAGAATTTAAATTTCAACCCCAATGTGCCAACTTGGAAGCAAGTTCGCGAACGCCTGGGAATGACTCAGGAAGAGTTCGCGCAAGCGGTCGGTTTATCACGCAATACGATTGGTCGGTACGAGCGGGGCGAACATCACCGTCTTACGCTTTCCGCTTCTCAAATAAAGCGGTTAGTTGAGCTGATGGAGCAAGCAGGCATATCGATCAAAGACCTTCCTGATGACATTGAGTAA
- a CDS encoding helix-turn-helix domain-containing protein: MSRQSYRMKKDRRPQESESLIETLRIERTNLSQTEFAVQCGIPLRTYQRWIAGVTEAKLTPLQWKAVMQLLQIQSLDEIPDDFGPINQISKE, from the coding sequence ATGTCGCGTCAAAGTTATAGAATGAAGAAAGACAGAAGACCTCAAGAAAGTGAGTCACTTATAGAGACCCTGAGGATTGAGCGGACAAATTTATCTCAGACTGAATTTGCAGTGCAGTGCGGCATTCCATTGCGTACCTATCAGCGGTGGATTGCCGGAGTAACGGAAGCAAAACTAACGCCTCTTCAATGGAAAGCAGTGATGCAACTGTTGCAAATCCAGTCACTTGACGAAATACCGGATGACTTTGGGCCAATAAACCAAATATCCAAGGAATGA
- a CDS encoding helix-turn-helix domain-containing protein: protein MTQKNKRRKQASDSAWEALRIERTTLTQDELAVHCGIPRSTYQRWIAGKTEAKLSIPQLKKLCQLLGIERIDELPDDFSPPNQSQSFDEG from the coding sequence ATGACTCAAAAAAATAAAAGGCGAAAACAGGCAAGCGATTCAGCTTGGGAAGCGTTGAGAATTGAACGAACCACTTTAACCCAAGACGAGTTAGCGGTACACTGCGGCATTCCCCGTTCTACTTACCAACGGTGGATTGCTGGAAAGACTGAGGCTAAACTGAGCATTCCGCAACTTAAGAAGCTGTGCCAACTGCTGGGAATTGAGCGTATTGATGAGCTACCTGATGACTTTAGTCCGCCGAACCAGTCCCAGTCATTTGATGAGGGTTAG
- a CDS encoding RuBisCO large subunit C-terminal-like domain-containing protein, protein MTIEVDYRFPPGVDAQKQAKIIAVGQTAGTWDARFAHREDVLKSHLGEVVNGITQPDGSSLVTIRFPEVNVENDIPSLLTMIFGKYSMAGAAKVMAVRLPEHYGRLPKVGITGIRERLGVCDRPLIMAIFKPALGLSADDHGAILQEVAGAGLDIIKDDEILGDLEVAPTLKRLEACRKVLDEVKQQTDRTVLYAVNVTGAADKLIEKARLLVREGANALLLNVLTYGYSVLDALAADPEINVPIFAHPALAGALCGSPDYGMAYSVVLGTLMAYCGADAVLYPAHYGSLPFDAQEERRIRDNLRSRNVFPVPSAGIHPGIVPKALADYGQDVILNAGTGIMDHPDGPAMGVKAFFEALERVTSGEPFNLEAVPEGALHQALKKWS, encoded by the coding sequence ATGACCATTGAAGTTGATTACCGTTTTCCACCCGGTGTAGATGCCCAAAAACAAGCCAAAATCATTGCAGTAGGACAAACAGCGGGCACCTGGGATGCTCGTTTTGCCCATCGAGAGGACGTGTTGAAGTCGCATCTGGGTGAAGTCGTCAACGGTATTACTCAACCCGATGGTTCCAGTCTTGTCACCATCCGTTTTCCCGAAGTCAACGTGGAGAACGATATCCCCAGCCTACTGACGATGATTTTCGGCAAATACTCAATGGCTGGGGCGGCAAAAGTCATGGCAGTGCGCCTTCCGGAACACTACGGCAGGCTTCCCAAAGTCGGTATTACAGGAATTCGGGAACGGCTAGGAGTGTGCGATCGCCCCTTAATTATGGCAATTTTCAAGCCAGCCTTGGGACTTTCTGCCGATGACCATGGGGCGATTTTGCAAGAGGTGGCGGGTGCAGGACTAGACATTATTAAAGATGATGAGATTCTGGGGGATTTGGAGGTTGCCCCAACACTAAAGCGGCTGGAAGCTTGCCGCAAGGTACTCGATGAAGTCAAGCAGCAAACGGATCGCACCGTACTTTATGCCGTGAATGTGACGGGTGCAGCCGACAAGTTAATTGAGAAAGCCCGTCTTTTGGTGCGTGAGGGGGCAAATGCTCTCTTACTCAACGTCCTAACCTATGGCTACTCGGTACTAGACGCCTTAGCGGCTGACCCAGAAATTAACGTGCCAATTTTTGCCCATCCCGCCTTAGCTGGGGCGTTGTGTGGTTCCCCCGATTACGGTATGGCTTACTCGGTGGTGTTGGGAACGCTGATGGCCTATTGTGGGGCGGATGCAGTGTTGTATCCCGCCCATTATGGGAGTTTACCCTTTGACGCGCAAGAGGAAAGGCGAATTCGAGATAATTTGCGATCGCGCAATGTTTTCCCTGTCCCCTCGGCTGGCATTCACCCAGGTATCGTACCCAAAGCGCTGGCAGATTACGGTCAGGATGTTATTCTCAACGCTGGTACTGGGATTATGGATCACCCCGATGGCCCAGCCATGGGAGTTAAGGCGTTTTTTGAAGCGCTGGAACGAGTGACATCGGGTGAACCCTTCAATCTTGAAGCTGTGCCTGAAGGTGCACTGCACCAAGCGCTAAAAAAATGGTCATAA